A genomic window from Acidobacteriota bacterium includes:
- a CDS encoding polyphosphate kinase 2 family protein, producing the protein MSSRYARSRSPYLVPFDGGFRVKHAPTRPPDGVVKADSERALDAAIAEMRKRQRRLFANDRKALLVIFQALDAAGKDGTIRAVMSGINPAGCEVHTFRRPSETELDHDFLWRVASRAPERGRIGIFNRSHYEEVLVVKVHPEILDTQRLPDRAPTPTLWEERYESIRDFEQHLARNGTTIVKFFLNVSKREQKKRFLDRIDDPEENWKFRAGDVRERRFFGDYLRAYEEALNETSRPWAPWYAIPADDKPFMRRTVAEILVETLRAMDLHYPVASPAERRAMAVAKRQLRAET; encoded by the coding sequence ATGTCCAGCCGCTACGCCCGTTCCCGCAGTCCGTATCTCGTGCCGTTCGACGGTGGATTCCGCGTGAAGCACGCGCCGACCCGCCCGCCCGACGGCGTGGTCAAGGCCGATAGCGAGCGGGCGCTCGACGCGGCCATCGCCGAGATGCGGAAGCGCCAACGCCGGCTGTTCGCCAACGACCGCAAGGCGTTGCTCGTCATCTTCCAGGCGCTCGACGCCGCCGGCAAGGACGGCACGATCCGCGCCGTGATGTCGGGGATCAACCCGGCGGGCTGCGAGGTGCACACCTTCAGGCGGCCCAGCGAGACCGAGCTCGACCACGACTTCCTGTGGCGCGTCGCGAGCCGCGCGCCGGAGCGCGGGCGCATCGGGATCTTCAACCGCAGCCACTACGAGGAAGTGCTCGTGGTGAAAGTGCACCCGGAAATCCTGGACACCCAGCGGCTGCCCGATCGCGCGCCGACCCCGACGCTCTGGGAGGAACGGTACGAGTCGATCCGCGACTTCGAGCAGCATCTCGCGCGCAACGGGACGACGATCGTGAAGTTCTTCCTCAACGTGTCGAAGCGCGAGCAGAAGAAACGGTTCCTCGATCGGATCGACGACCCCGAGGAGAACTGGAAGTTCCGAGCCGGCGACGTGCGCGAGCGCCGGTTCTTCGGCGACTACCTGCGGGCTTACGAGGAAGCGCTGAACGAGACGTCGCGTCCATGGGCGCCCTGGTACGCGATTCCGGCCGACGACAAACCGTTCATGCGCCGGACCGTGGCCGAGATCCTGGTGGAGACGTTGCGCGCAATGGACCTGCACTATCCGGTCGCCAGCCCTGCCGAGCGCCGCGCGATGGCTGTGGCCAAGCGCCAGCTTCGCGCGGAGACGTAA
- a CDS encoding low affinity iron permease family protein: MRHSGLNQYFEHLAERVTQWTGSNAGFAAAAAIVVIWAVLGPVFAFSDTWQLVINTGTTIVTFLMVFLIQRAQNKDALALHLKLNELVAALQGASNRMIDVEALSEEELQVLRSHYRELAKLSRAERHTRQSHSVEEARQRHARKLQRIASTQPTGK, from the coding sequence ATGCGCCACTCCGGCCTCAATCAATACTTCGAGCACCTCGCCGAGCGCGTCACGCAGTGGACCGGCAGCAACGCCGGCTTCGCCGCCGCCGCGGCGATCGTCGTCATCTGGGCGGTGCTCGGCCCCGTGTTCGCCTTCTCGGACACGTGGCAGCTCGTCATCAACACCGGCACCACGATCGTGACGTTTCTGATGGTGTTTCTCATCCAGCGGGCGCAGAACAAGGACGCGCTCGCGCTGCACTTGAAGCTGAACGAGCTGGTCGCCGCGCTGCAGGGCGCGAGCAACCGGATGATCGACGTCGAAGCGCTCTCCGAAGAGGAGCTGCAGGTGCTGCGCTCTCACTATCGCGAGCTGGCGAAGCTCTCGCGAGCCGAACGCCACACGAGACAGTCGCACTCAGTGGAAGAGGCCCGTCAGCGGCACGCGAGGAAGCTCCAGCGGATCGCATCAACGCAGCCCACCGGGAAATGA